From Thermomonas sp. XSG, one genomic window encodes:
- a CDS encoding TMEM175 family protein has translation MSEPPSLRRMPDGFLERGEQVTRLEAFVDAAFAFAVTLLVISLDAIPDSIPALIEALKGIPAFAASFAQIAFFWYSHASWSRRYGMNDGAGVWLSLLLVFLVLVYVYPLKIVFGALFYWISGGWFPTPVQLASVGDLRAMFSIYGLAYATLAGSMLALYAHAWRRRQALQLDAEETVRTYGYAASWGWSVLVALLSIAVAVGLPGRITPWLAGAPGMVYALMSFSPLIAKAAMRRARSRCAAGIA, from the coding sequence ATGAGCGAACCCCCCTCCTTGCGGCGCATGCCCGACGGTTTCCTCGAGCGCGGCGAGCAGGTGACGCGGCTGGAAGCCTTCGTGGACGCCGCCTTTGCCTTCGCCGTCACCTTGCTGGTGATTTCGCTGGATGCGATTCCGGACAGCATCCCGGCCCTGATCGAGGCACTCAAGGGCATTCCGGCGTTCGCCGCATCGTTCGCGCAGATCGCGTTCTTCTGGTATTCGCATGCGAGCTGGAGCCGGCGTTACGGCATGAATGACGGTGCCGGTGTCTGGCTGAGCCTGCTGCTGGTGTTCCTGGTGCTGGTCTATGTGTATCCGCTGAAGATCGTGTTCGGCGCGCTGTTCTACTGGATCAGTGGCGGCTGGTTCCCGACGCCGGTGCAGTTGGCTTCCGTGGGCGACCTGCGGGCGATGTTCTCCATCTACGGATTGGCCTACGCCACGCTGGCCGGCAGCATGCTGGCGCTGTACGCGCATGCGTGGCGCAGGCGTCAAGCATTGCAGCTGGACGCGGAAGAGACGGTGCGCACGTATGGCTACGCCGCCAGCTGGGGCTGGAGCGTGCTGGTGGCGCTGCTGTCCATCGCGGTGGCGGTGGGATTGCCGGGCCGCATCACGCCGTGGCTCGCCGGTGCGCCCGGCATGGTGTATGCGCTGATGTCGTTCTCGCCGCTCATCGCCAAGGCGGCCATGCGCCGCGCGCGGTCACGATGCGCGGCAGGCATCGCCTGA
- the bioD gene encoding dethiobiotin synthase — MFSIYVTGTDTGIGKTFTSCALLHALRGQGLRAVGMKPVASGCERIDGAWQNEDALALQAAGEAGIAYADINPFALEHPLAPELAARDAGVEVALPPLLDAHARLASRSDAVVVEGVGGWAAPLSASLMQADLVRALRLPVVLVVGLRLGCLNHALLSAHAIAADGLHLAGWIGSHVDPAMERVEDNLAMLRERLPASCWGVLPYAPDAGPAAMARHLRIPFLAK; from the coding sequence ATGTTTTCGATCTACGTCACCGGCACCGATACCGGCATCGGCAAGACCTTCACCAGTTGCGCGTTGCTGCATGCATTGCGGGGCCAAGGCCTGCGCGCAGTAGGCATGAAGCCGGTGGCCAGCGGCTGCGAGCGCATCGACGGCGCGTGGCAGAACGAGGATGCGCTGGCCTTGCAGGCGGCGGGCGAGGCCGGCATCGCCTATGCCGACATCAATCCGTTCGCGCTGGAACATCCGCTGGCGCCGGAACTGGCGGCGCGCGATGCCGGGGTCGAGGTAGCCTTGCCGCCACTCCTCGATGCGCATGCGCGGCTGGCGTCGCGCAGTGATGCGGTGGTCGTCGAGGGCGTGGGCGGTTGGGCCGCGCCGCTGTCGGCATCGCTGATGCAGGCCGACCTGGTGCGCGCGCTGCGGCTGCCGGTGGTGCTTGTCGTCGGGCTGCGGCTGGGCTGCCTCAACCATGCGTTGCTCAGCGCGCACGCGATTGCTGCCGATGGGTTGCATCTTGCCGGCTGGATCGGTTCGCACGTCGATCCGGCGATGGAGCGCGTCGAAGACAATCTGGCGATGCTGCGCGAACGCCTGCCGGCGTCGTGCTGGGGCGTGCTGCCATATGCACCGGATGCGGGTCCGGCGGCGATGGCACGGCATTTGCGGATTCCGTTCCTCGCGAAATGA
- a CDS encoding GAF domain-containing protein: protein MSFSATTLTGSKPEQYAQLLEQARALLHGERDRTANAANLSALVYHALPDLNWVGFYFFDGTELVVGPFQGLPACVRIPLSKGVCGAAASTRATQRVEDVDAFPGHIACDSASRSELVVPLYQGDALLGVFDIDSPIPARFSVEDQHGLEAIARAYLESLG from the coding sequence ATGAGTTTTTCCGCCACCACACTCACCGGCAGCAAGCCGGAACAGTACGCCCAGCTGCTGGAGCAGGCGCGCGCGCTGCTGCACGGCGAGCGCGACCGCACCGCCAACGCCGCCAACCTGTCCGCGCTGGTCTACCACGCGCTGCCCGACCTCAACTGGGTCGGCTTCTACTTCTTCGACGGCACCGAACTGGTGGTGGGCCCCTTCCAGGGCCTGCCCGCCTGCGTGCGTATCCCGCTGTCCAAGGGCGTGTGCGGCGCCGCCGCCAGCACCCGCGCCACCCAGCGGGTGGAAGACGTGGACGCGTTCCCCGGCCACATCGCCTGCGATTCGGCCAGCCGCTCCGAGCTGGTGGTCCCGCTGTACCAGGGCGATGCGCTGCTGGGCGTGTTCGACATCGACAGTCCGATCCCCGCGCGTTTTTCCGTTGAAGACCAGCATGGCCTGGAAGCGATCGCCCGGGCGTAC